Genomic window (Bacteroidota bacterium):
AAAAGACCCACAAGATCATACATAGTCATAAGAACCAGCGCCTGCATAAGATCTACCAAAAAATAAGAGATGTGCGTAACCACGGGTCCGGGGCAAAAACCCTGGAGACATCCTGGAAGGAAATAAAGCAGCATTACCCTGCCGAATGGCTTGCCCCACTGGAGATCCTGGAGATATTACATAAAGAAAAAGCCACCGGCAATGGTTTGGAAAAAGACATCCTGGAATACCTGAACAACCTGCAAAAAAACAGGCCTGAATTAAACGGATTGATCAGCAACGGACTTAAGCTTCTTGCCTGACCGGCGATAGAAGAAATGGCGGCCGAGTGTAGATTCGAAAATGTAGAACAGAGGAAGCAGCACGCTGAGTATGGCGGGTGGCAGGGTTACCATGAGATCGGGGAACAGGTTGATGGCTACAACAGCTGCAAAACCGGCATTCTTGATAGTGAGCATCAGGTAGAGGCTCATCACGATCTCGCGGTCGGGGTTAACCCGGCTGAGCCACCATTTAAAAAGGTTTCCCAGGATAAACATGAGAAATACGAAGATTGACAGCGGCATCAGCACACAATAAGGATTACCGAAAATGATGTTTCGGCTCAGGCCGATGACAGTCATAGCCACCACCAGAAAACCATAATCGATAAGGATACCACGGTTTTTATCGATAAAAGGGTAGAGCTTTTTCCAGCGAAAAACCCTGGATACAGCCAGGGGAATGATGAGCATCTTAACCAGAATAAGCAGCAGGCTGTAAGGGCTTACCACGCTGTCGCCCATAAAGATCAGGAATATCAAAGGTGTCAGGACTATACCCAGGAGGTTACCGCCAA
Coding sequences:
- a CDS encoding bile acid:sodium symporter, translated to MRWRGQITSLLTNRNLIFLAGIAAGFLLGDKTAFLKDSTTYIIGFILAVATSGFRFRSLVPVVRNVGPVTSCVFLNYIVFGGLMLLLAWLTGATGAVWTGYVVIAATPPAIAIIPFTFNLKGDTRYSISGVFGGNLLGIVLTPLIFLIFMGDSVVSPYSLLLILVKMLIIPLAVSRVFRWKKLYPFIDKNRGILIDYGFLVVAMTVIGLSRNIIFGNPYCVLMPLSIFVFLMFILGNLFKWWLSRVNPDREIVMSLYLMLTIKNAGFAAVVAINLFPDLMVTLPPAILSVLLPLFYIFESTLGRHFFYRRSGKKLKSVADQSV